CTTTTTTCGGGACTCACCAATTGGGCTTTCACATATGGCATCCACATACTGAATCTTACTTTTTCCCTTGTATATGTTTGCAAACCGACAAAATCTAAATCAGCTTTTAACTTAACATCGTCTCCGGATTCATAATATTTATAAATTTTCTTCATTACCGGCAGCGTATCTACTGGATAGCCTAATCCTAAAATTGGCTCGATAAAAATTCGATTGAAAATAGCGTCGCCTTTCTTTGCAGCATCCTGATCATCAGATTTTTCTTTTCTATATGGTTGAATATAGGAACATGAGAAAGTACTGCCAATATAACCATCACTAACTTCAGACTTCAATATTCTATATCCTTCGGCTTGAGCCAAAGCTGCATGATGAATCGCTGGAATAAAATTACTGAATCCTCTTAATCCAGGAGCATGCATACCTAGATAATGTCCCAAACCAGTAAACACCATTGGCTCATTCAATACCATCCAGTTTTTCACCGTTTTCCCAAATTCCCTACCGCATATGCTCGTATATTCTTCGAAGTATTTCAACACATCCCTATTGGTCCAACCTCCTTTATCTTGAATCCATTGTGGCAAGTCCCAATGATAGACTGTCAGCCAAGGTGTAATTCCATTTTCCAAGCACTTATCGATGACTCTGCGATAATAGTCCAGTCCTTTGGTATTGATCTTATTGCCCCCTTCTTTAATAATTCTAGACCAAGACAACGAAAGCCTAAAATTTGGTATAGACAATGACTGCATTAAATCCAAATCATCTCCATACCTATGATAAAAATCACATGCTTGTTTAGCGTTATCCCCATTTTTTATTTTCCCAAACCCTTCTGTGAACGTATCCCAAATTGATA
The Aureibacter tunicatorum DNA segment above includes these coding regions:
- a CDS encoding GH1 family beta-glucosidase, whose translation is MHINDFDPNFYWGVSSAAFQTEGAYKDGGKSLSIWDTFTEGFGKIKNGDNAKQACDFYHRYGDDLDLMQSLSIPNFRLSLSWSRIIKEGGNKINTKGLDYYRRVIDKCLENGITPWLTVYHWDLPQWIQDKGGWTNRDVLKYFEEYTSICGREFGKTVKNWMVLNEPMVFTGLGHYLGMHAPGLRGFSNFIPAIHHAALAQAEGYRILKSEVSDGYIGSTFSCSYIQPYRKEKSDDQDAAKKGDAIFNRIFIEPILGLGYPVDTLPVMKKIYKYYESGDDVKLKADLDFVGLQTYTREKVRFSMWMPYVKAQLVSPEKRNVPTTEMGWEVYPKAVYRMLKRFNKYKNLPPIIVTENGAAMKDFVIGGKVNDPKRIYYLKNAIKGMSKAMAEGVDCRGYFVWTFTDNFEWNEGYFPRFGLVYTDYKTQKRIVKGSGYWYKDFLEGKKKIDVD